In Fusobacterium periodonticum ATCC 33693, the following are encoded in one genomic region:
- a CDS encoding STAS domain-containing protein, with amino-acid sequence MENNFEILERVKDDIQIIEINGELDAFVAPKLKETFSKLIEKDINKYIVDFKGLIHINSLAMGILRGKLQAVREMGGDIKIVNLNKHIQTIFETIGLDEIFEIYKNEEEALKSFK; translated from the coding sequence ATGGAAAATAACTTTGAAATTTTAGAAAGAGTGAAAGATGACATACAAATTATAGAGATTAACGGAGAACTAGATGCTTTTGTTGCCCCTAAATTAAAAGAGACTTTTAGTAAACTTATTGAAAAAGATATCAATAAGTATATAGTTGATTTTAAAGGACTTATCCATATCAACAGTCTAGCTATGGGAATTTTAAGAGGAAAGTTACAAGCGGTTAGAGAAATGGGTGGAGATATTAAGATAGTAAATCTTAATAAACATATCCAAACTATTTTTGAAACCATTGGTTTAGACGAAATATTTGAAATATACAAAAATGAGGAAGAAGCATTAAAAAGTTTCAAATAA
- the miaA gene encoding tRNA (adenosine(37)-N6)-dimethylallyltransferase MiaA — protein MNILNRAIVIAGPTGVGKTKISIDLAKLLNAEIISSDSAQVYRGLNIGTAKISKEEMQAVEHHLIDIVEPIAKYSVGNFEKDANKILNQNPEKNFMLVGGTGLYINSVTNGLSILPEADKKTREYLASLDNQTLLELALKYDEEATKEIHPNNRVRLERVVEVFILTNQKFSELSKKNIKNNNFSFLKIALERDREELYDRINKRVDIMFEEGLVEEVENLYKIYSEKLYGLNIIGYNEIIDYFKGLNSLEEASYKIKLNSRHYAKRQFTWFKADKEYVWFNLSNASEEEVVERVHTLFNIKS, from the coding sequence TTGAATATTTTGAATAGGGCTATTGTCATAGCAGGACCTACTGGAGTTGGAAAGACAAAAATCTCAATAGATTTAGCAAAATTATTGAATGCTGAGATAATCTCTTCTGACTCTGCTCAAGTCTATAGAGGCTTAAATATTGGAACTGCTAAGATAAGTAAGGAAGAAATGCAAGCTGTGGAACATCATTTAATAGATATAGTTGAGCCAATTGCAAAATATAGTGTTGGTAATTTTGAAAAAGATGCAAATAAGATATTAAATCAAAATCCTGAAAAGAATTTTATGCTAGTTGGAGGAACAGGACTATATATAAATTCAGTAACTAATGGTTTATCTATTCTGCCAGAAGCAGATAAAAAAACTAGAGAATATTTAGCAAGTTTAGACAATCAAACTTTGCTTGAATTAGCTTTGAAATATGATGAGGAAGCAACAAAAGAAATTCATCCTAACAATAGAGTTAGACTTGAAAGAGTGGTTGAAGTTTTTATATTGACTAATCAAAAATTTTCAGAGCTTTCAAAAAAGAATATTAAGAACAATAATTTTAGCTTTTTAAAGATAGCCTTGGAAAGAGACAGAGAAGAACTCTATGATAGAATCAATAAAAGAGTTGACATAATGTTTGAAGAAGGCTTAGTTGAAGAGGTAGAAAATCTTTACAAAATATACAGTGAGAAATTATATGGTTTAAATATAATTGGTTATAATGAGATTATAGATTATTTTAAAGGACTTAACAGTCTTGAAGAAGCAAGCTATAAAATCAAATTAAATTCAAGGCATTATGCTAAAAGACAGTTTACATGGTTTAAGGCTGATAAAGAATATGTATGGTTTAATCTTTCTAATGCTTCAGAAGAAGAAGTTGTTGAAAGAGTACACACATTGTTTAATATCAAGTCTTGA
- a CDS encoding ATP-binding protein: protein MNNFDVEINKIKIFIPSFLEGLSTVRAMIRVYLREHNISELDEIQLLSVVDELTTNAVEHAYSDSQGEIEVVLNYYNNTIFLTVEDFGRGFDESLDSKEDGGFGLSIARKLVDVFKIEKKSKGTIIKVEKKIKEAV from the coding sequence ATGAACAATTTTGATGTAGAAATAAATAAAATTAAAATATTTATTCCATCTTTTTTAGAGGGTTTATCCACAGTTAGAGCTATGATCAGAGTTTATCTCAGAGAACACAATATAAGTGAGTTAGATGAAATACAACTACTTTCAGTTGTAGATGAACTGACTACTAATGCTGTAGAGCATGCTTATAGTGATAGTCAAGGTGAGATAGAGGTAGTGCTAAATTATTATAATAACACTATTTTCTTAACTGTTGAAGACTTTGGTAGAGGTTTTGATGAAAGTTTAGATAGTAAAGAAGACGGTGGGTTTGGTTTATCAATTGCTAGAAAGTTAGTGGATGTTTTTAAAATTGAAAAGAAAAGTAAAGGTACTATTATCAAGGTAGAGAAAAAGATTAAGGAGGCAGTATAA